The following are from one region of the Coffea eugenioides isolate CCC68of chromosome 2, Ceug_1.0, whole genome shotgun sequence genome:
- the LOC113760660 gene encoding pentatricopeptide repeat-containing protein At1g62260, mitochondrial, with product MNKNITRLIRSGRIQEARVLFDGLRLRNTITWNSMMSGYVHRREIAKARKLFDEMPERDVVSWNLIISGYMGCRGSRYMQEAKYLFDQMPERDVVSWNTMISGYAKNGRIDEAMRLFMCMPKRNVVSWNAIISGLLQNGDVKRAVEFFERMPDRDAASLSVLVSGLIQNEELDAAAHVLFKYGTRDSGSEDYLQAYNVLIAGYGQKGRVNDARKLFDQIPIYADDDNRNAVRRFEKNLVSWNSMIMCYVKTGDIISARELFDKMIERDSVSWNTMISGYVQVRNMEEASRLFSEMPRPDALSWNSMISGFSESGNLELARNFFERMPEKNRISWNAIIAGSEKNADYDGAIKLFIEMQGAGEKPDRHTLSSLLSICAESVAVDLGIQIHQLVTKIVVPDIPLNNSLITMYARCGAIFEARTIFDEMQFEKDVISWNAMIGGYASHGYALDALELFDLMKQLRVRPTYITFIAVLNACTHAGLVDQGWLHFEAMINEFGIDPRVEHFASIVDMMGRFGNVEEALNIIYAMSLEPDKSVWGALLNACKLHNNVEIARVAAEALLRLDPEDSGPYVLLYNMFVDVERWDDANKVRELMDKSRIRKQRGYSRLDSGC from the coding sequence ATGAACAAGAATATCACACGTTTAATACGAAGTGGCCGGATTCAAGAAGCAAGAGTTTTGTTTGATGGATTAAGACTTAGAAATACAATCACGTGGAATTCAATGATGAGTGGATATGTCCATAGGCGAGAAATTGCAAAAGCTCGAAaactgtttgatgaaatgcctgaGAGGGATGTTGTCTCGTGGAATTTGATTATTTCGGGTTATATGGGGTGTCGGGGAAGTAGATATATGCAAGAAGCAAAATACCTGTTTGATCAAATGCCTGAGAGGGATGTTGTTTCGTGGAACACGATGATTAGTGGGTACGCGAAAAATGGTAGAATAGATGAAGCAATGAGGCTTTTTATGTGTATGCCTAAGAGGAATGTTGTTTCTTGGAATGCGATCATTTCTGGGTTGCTGCAAAATGGTGATGTGAAAAGGGCGGTTGAGTTCTTTGAGAGAATGCCTGACAGGGACGCCGCTTCTTTAAGTGTTCTTGTGTCTGGTTTAATACAGAATGAAGAGTTGGATGCTGCTGCACATGTTCTGTTCAAGTATGGGACGAGGGATAGCGGGAGTGAAGATTATCTTCAAGCTTATAACGTTTTGATTGCCGGGTACGGCCAAAAGGGAAGGGTGAACGATGCCCGGAAACTTTTTGATCAAATCCCAATTTATGCTGATGATGATAATAGGAATGCAGTTAGAAGGTTTGagaaaaatttggtgtcatGGAATTCTATGATCATGTGCTATGTGAAAACTGGAGATATCATTTCTGCCAGGGAGTTATTTGATAAGATGATTGAGCGTGATTCTGTTTCGTGGAATACCATGATTAGTGGCTATGTTCAGGTACGAAATATGGAAGAAGCTTCAAGGCTTTTCTCTGAAATGCCACGCCCAGATGCATTATCATGGAATTCAATGATCTCAGGGTTCTCCGAGTCAGGAAACTTGGAACTTGCTCGTAATTTTTTTGAAAGGATGCCAGAGAAAAACAGGATATCTTGGAATGCAATTATTGCAGGAAGTGAGAAAAATGCAGATTATGATGGAGCCATCAAGCTTTTTATTGAGATGCAAGGAGCAGGAGAAAAACCTGATCGACACACATTATCTTCACTTCTTAGTATTTGTGCCGAGTCTGTGGCAGTGGATCTGGGAATCCAAATTCATCAGTTAGTAACAAAGATTGTTGTGCCTGATATTCCGTTAAATAACTCGCTTATTACAATGTATGCTAGATGTGGGGCAATATTTGAAGCAAGAACTATTTTTGATGAGATGCAATTTGAGAAAGATGTAATCTCTTGGAATGCTATGATTGGGGGATATGCATCTCATGGTTATGCACTGGACGCTCTTGAACTATTTGACTTGATGAAGCAACTAAGAGTGAGACCTACTTACATTACATTCATTGCAGTTCTGAATGCATGTACTCATGCTGGTCTTGTTGATCAAGGCTGGTTGCATTTTGAGGCCATGATTAATGAATTTGGTATTGACCCAAGGGTTGAACACTTTGCCTCCATTGTGGACATGATGGGTCGTTTTGGAAATGTTGAGGAAGCCTTGAACATAATTTACGCAATGTCACTTGAACCTGATAAATCTGTCTGGGGTGCATTACTAAATGCCTGTAAGCTGCACAACAATGTGGAGATAGCACGAGTAGCAGCTGAAGCTTTGTTGAGGCTAGATCCAGAGGACTCTGGCCCATATGTTTTGCTGTATAACATGTTTGTTGATGTAGAGAGATGGGATGATGCAAATAAAGTCAGGGAGTTGATGGATAAAAGTAGAATTAGAAAGCAACGAGGTTACAGTAGATTGGATTCAGGCTGCTGA